One Flavobacterium sp. 90 DNA segment encodes these proteins:
- a CDS encoding DUF2586 domain-containing protein, translating into MSKLNDVVINKLSGGLGRRTPEQDMVSGLLFSGVTTDELDADKVVLLSSLEDAEAYGIKELGDVSGQSVYYQIQQFFRMNPSGDLYIMKTAATSYKVIAGKAKDMQEKANGNIRQLAIIYSGAATFADTLDTVAVAQTQAKDAYVDYMPFEVILEGKGFTVEDATSLAELGAENVSVVIAMDVEKAVDYPNTAAVGLALGAISKAKVSENIAWIEKFNLTGEGFAKAGFVGGEEVKTLGLLGDLNEKRYIFARTHTGLPGVYFNDSATCTSGTSDFAYVENNRTINKATRLLRTALLPKLASPVLVDIDGKLPQSVSKSFEGLCRSALEGMIANQEVSAFDVYVDPKQNILATSELKVKAEITPVGTARKIMVDLGFKNPFGIDKA; encoded by the coding sequence ATGAGTAAATTAAACGATGTAGTAATTAACAAACTATCAGGCGGATTAGGAAGAAGAACTCCAGAACAAGACATGGTTTCAGGATTGCTTTTTAGCGGAGTTACCACTGACGAACTTGATGCAGACAAAGTAGTTCTTTTATCTTCATTAGAAGATGCTGAAGCTTATGGCATCAAAGAATTAGGCGATGTAAGTGGTCAATCTGTTTACTACCAAATTCAACAATTTTTCAGAATGAATCCTTCTGGTGATTTGTACATCATGAAAACAGCAGCAACCTCTTATAAAGTTATTGCCGGGAAAGCAAAAGATATGCAGGAAAAAGCAAACGGAAACATTCGTCAATTAGCAATCATCTATTCCGGAGCAGCAACATTTGCAGATACATTAGACACTGTGGCTGTAGCACAAACACAAGCCAAGGATGCTTATGTAGATTATATGCCTTTTGAAGTTATCCTTGAAGGAAAAGGATTTACTGTTGAAGATGCAACTTCTCTAGCTGAATTAGGAGCAGAAAACGTATCTGTAGTTATCGCTATGGATGTTGAAAAAGCAGTTGATTATCCAAATACTGCAGCAGTTGGATTAGCATTAGGTGCAATTTCTAAAGCAAAAGTATCTGAAAACATCGCCTGGATCGAAAAATTCAATCTTACTGGTGAAGGTTTCGCAAAAGCTGGTTTTGTAGGCGGAGAAGAAGTTAAAACTCTTGGGCTTTTAGGTGACTTAAACGAAAAAAGATACATTTTTGCAAGAACTCATACTGGTTTACCAGGCGTTTATTTTAACGATAGCGCAACTTGTACTTCAGGAACATCTGATTTTGCTTATGTAGAAAACAACCGTACAATCAACAAAGCAACTCGTTTATTGCGTACAGCTTTATTACCAAAATTGGCTTCTCCGGTTTTAGTAGATATCGACGGGAAATTACCTCAATCAGTTTCAAAAAGCTTTGAAGGTTTATGCAGATCTGCTTTAGAAGGAATGATTGCAAATCAGGAAGTTTCGGCTTTTGATGTTTATGTGGATCCAAAACAAAACATTTTAGCAACTTCTGAATTAAAAGTAAAAGCAGAAATTACTCCGGTTGGAACTGCACGCAAAATTATGGTTGATCTTGGATTCAAAAATCCTTTTGGAATCGATAAAGCATAA
- a CDS encoding S24 family peptidase, which yields MEIHTKIKRIIDEMKLNNNSFAKLIGVTSTTIDSITIGRLQADGDRKRTKPGFDLLQSIITHCNVNPDYFFGDSDEIFTNKTTAEVGLNLPKIITVNEDGEENINFVGVKARAGYLDGYSDPEYMETLPSFSMPMLKNGTYRCFEIKGNSMSTTIHDGDYLFGKYVDNFDDILDGRIYVIISKNDGVVVKRVLNRIRESGKLILKSDNRDGNYPMYSIYAEDILEVWYASMYASKQMPDPINIYEKIHDLESKFYEMEETLRKKLN from the coding sequence ATGGAAATACATACTAAGATCAAACGTATTATAGACGAGATGAAGTTAAACAATAACTCATTTGCGAAGTTAATAGGAGTAACCAGTACTACGATAGATAGTATCACGATTGGAAGATTGCAAGCTGACGGAGATAGAAAAAGAACCAAACCTGGTTTTGATTTGCTTCAAAGTATCATTACACATTGCAATGTAAATCCGGATTATTTTTTTGGAGACAGCGATGAAATTTTCACCAATAAAACAACTGCTGAAGTTGGTTTAAATCTACCAAAGATTATTACGGTAAACGAAGACGGAGAGGAGAATATTAATTTTGTGGGAGTAAAAGCCCGCGCAGGTTATTTAGATGGTTATTCTGATCCGGAATATATGGAAACGCTTCCTTCTTTTAGTATGCCAATGCTAAAAAACGGAACTTACAGATGTTTTGAAATTAAAGGAAATTCGATGTCTACAACAATCCATGATGGAGATTATCTTTTTGGAAAATATGTCGATAATTTTGATGATATCCTTGACGGAAGAATCTATGTTATTATCAGTAAGAATGATGGAGTAGTGGTAAAAAGGGTTTTAAACCGAATTAGAGAAAGCGGAAAATTAATCCTGAAATCAGACAACAGAGACGGAAATTATCCAATGTATTCTATTTATGCCGAGGATATTCTGGAAGTTTGGTACGCAAGTATGTACGCTTCGAAACAAATGCCCGATCCAATTAATATTTATGAAAAGATTCATGATCTCGAAAGTAAGTTCTACGAAATGGAAGAGACTTTGAGAAAAAAGTTAAACTAG